The nucleotide window GACGATAATGAAAGTTTACCTTGCTGAAGCCATCAAACCAAATTCTTCCACCACTTTTACAATGGAATGGGACGCCGTAATCCCAATGCAAATAAGAAGAAGCGGACGTAACAACCGCGAGGGAATCGATATGACGATGAGCCAATGGTACCCGAAAATCGCTGAGTATGATTATGATGGTTGGGCAACTTTCGATTACATCGGAAGAGAGTTCCACGCTCCGTTTTCTGATTATGAAGTAAATATTAAAATCGATAAAGATTATGTGATAGGCGCGGGCGGAAACCTTGAAAATACAAATGATGTAAAAGGCTACAATAAAAGTGCTGAGGTAAAACCAGACATTGCCAACAAAGTGACTTGGAAATGGACTGCCAAAAATATTCTGGACTTTGCCTGGGCGGCGGACAGAGATTACACAGTTGAAAGTTTTCCGATTTTGGATGGGCCAAAGGTTTTCCTAGTTTATCAAAAATCTGAAAAAACAAAATACTGGGAAGAGGCGAAACCTTACATCACCAAATATTTCCAGTTGATGAACGCTACTTTCGGACGTTACAAATGGCCAAGTTATTCCTTCATCCAAGGTGGCGATGGCGGAATGGAATACGGAATGTGCACAATGATTTTGGGAGAAGCCACAACTTTGGAAGGACTTTGCGGACTGATGTTCCACGAAGGCGCGCACTCTTGGTTTCAGCAGATGTTGGCGACCAACGAAAGTGTAAGACCTTGGATGGATGAAGGTTTCACACAGTATGCGGAAGATTTTGTGTCCTACAGATTGTTTCCACCAACGGAATCCAAACCGAATCCTTTTACAGATGCAATCAAGGCTTATGTCAATTTTACAAAATCTGAAAAAGAAGAGCCTGCGGTTTGGTTGGCAGACCATCACGATAACGGAACGGCTTACACTTATGCAAGTTACATCAAGGGCGAAATGTTTTTGGTACAGCTGGGTTACATTGTTGGTGAGGAAAATCTCAACCGAATTATGATAAAATATTACGATGATTGGGCAATGAAACACCCGACGGAAAGAGATTTTATCCACATCGCACAGCAGATTTCTGGGATGGATTTGAAGTGGTTCCAGCATTATTGGATCAACACCACAAAAACCATTGATTACGGAATTAAAAACGTGAAATATGACCCAGAATCTACCACAATCACTTTGGTGAACAAAGGTGGCATTCCAATGCCGATCGACTTTAGCATTTTGACGAAAGACAAGAAGGTTATTAATTATAATATTGCATCAAGTCTTACCAGAACTTGGAAATCAAAAGATATTTATGGACCATTCAAGACTTTGCCATATTGGGCTTGGACGCAACAGGAATACAGCTTCACAATTCCTTACACCAAATCTCAGTTGTCAGCAATTGGAATAGATTTCAGCCAAAGATTGGCAGATGTGAATCCCGAGGATAATTATCTGGAAGTTAAGTAATAATGTAACAGTGTAATAATTTAAAAATGTATCAATGACAATTGAATCTAAGATTTCAAATATTGGTAAACTGTTACATTTATAAATTGGTAAATTAAAAAATCTATGAACAGCATCGTAATCAACATAGGAAACACCAATATCCGCTTCGGCTTGTTTGATGATGACAATTGTGACATCTCGTGGGTCATCAATACAAAACCTTACAAAACCACCGACGAACTGTATGTTCAGATTTTGATGTTGTATCAAACCTATAAAATTGATGTTGAGAAAATTGAAAAAATCATCATTGGTTCTGTAGTGCCTCAGTTGACAAAGGTGATAGCAAGTGCCGTCAAGAAAATCCATCAGAAACCGCCTGTCATCGTCGACAGAAATACGCCTTCCGGTGTGATTCCGAAATCGAAACAAATGGGAACGGACATCTACGCCAACCTCGTGGCCGCGCACAATCTTTATCCTAAACAGAAAAAAATTATTCTCGATTTTGGTACTGCACTCACAGCAAGTTGCCTGGATGGAAATGGCGAAACTCTTGGCGTGATCATCGCTCCAGGAATCATTACTTCATTAAATAGCTTGATTCAAGGAACTGCACAATTACCGGAAATAGAATTGGTGAAGCCGAAAACCGTTTTGGGATTAGATACAATCAGTTGTATGCAGAGTGGAATGGTTTACGGGTTTCTCGGGATGGTGGAAGGTTTTATTGATAGGATCAATGATGAGGTTCAGGATCAATGTTTTGTCATAGCAACCGGTGGAGTAAGCC belongs to Chryseobacterium sp. KACC 21268 and includes:
- a CDS encoding M1 family metallopeptidase — translated: MKKTAFSLFFIVFSLLISAQKEAYTQQYAKYKMDIDVDAPNFTYQGKQTLQYQNNSPDELRVAYFHLYWNAFKVGSMMDQRVAGQGVNADGRLAKRVGNTVISRLSEIPKNEEGAQNIRWIKQNGKDLKFEIQGTIMKVYLAEAIKPNSSTTFTMEWDAVIPMQIRRSGRNNREGIDMTMSQWYPKIAEYDYDGWATFDYIGREFHAPFSDYEVNIKIDKDYVIGAGGNLENTNDVKGYNKSAEVKPDIANKVTWKWTAKNILDFAWAADRDYTVESFPILDGPKVFLVYQKSEKTKYWEEAKPYITKYFQLMNATFGRYKWPSYSFIQGGDGGMEYGMCTMILGEATTLEGLCGLMFHEGAHSWFQQMLATNESVRPWMDEGFTQYAEDFVSYRLFPPTESKPNPFTDAIKAYVNFTKSEKEEPAVWLADHHDNGTAYTYASYIKGEMFLVQLGYIVGEENLNRIMIKYYDDWAMKHPTERDFIHIAQQISGMDLKWFQHYWINTTKTIDYGIKNVKYDPESTTITLVNKGGIPMPIDFSILTKDKKVINYNIASSLTRTWKSKDIYGPFKTLPYWAWTQQEYSFTIPYTKSQLSAIGIDFSQRLADVNPEDNYLEVK
- a CDS encoding type III pantothenate kinase; the protein is MNSIVINIGNTNIRFGLFDDDNCDISWVINTKPYKTTDELYVQILMLYQTYKIDVEKIEKIIIGSVVPQLTKVIASAVKKIHQKPPVIVDRNTPSGVIPKSKQMGTDIYANLVAAHNLYPKQKKIILDFGTALTASCLDGNGETLGVIIAPGIITSLNSLIQGTAQLPEIELVKPKTVLGLDTISCMQSGMVYGFLGMVEGFIDRINDEVQDQCFVIATGGVSHVYKPLTDKINIGDRLHTLKGLYFLGKDL